From a region of the Alnus glutinosa chromosome 1, dhAlnGlut1.1, whole genome shotgun sequence genome:
- the LOC133858782 gene encoding serine/threonine-protein kinase-like protein ACR4 has product MGFLIGVGDILIRVTNMKTWRAGFLVELMVLSDLWWLVSGLGSMSSIAISYGEKGPVFCGLKSDGSHLVTCYGSNSAIIYGTPAHFPFVGLTAGDGFVCGLLMDSNQPYCWGSSGYIQMGVPQPMTKGAEYLEISAGDYHLCGLRKPLTGRRRNTSLVDCWGYNMTKNYDFDGQLQSISAGSEFNCGLFSQNRTVFCWGDETSSRVISFIPKDLRFQKIAAGGYHVCGILEGINCRAFCWGRSLDIEEEISVDKADQGNVDLAPNVPMLSVVGGKFHACGIKSSDRGVVCWGFIIKPSTPAPSGIKVYEIAAGNYFTCGILAEKSLSPICWGLGFPSSLPLAVSPGVCKSTPCNPGFYEVSPENAPCKSPDSRVCMPCSNGCPVEMYQSSECTLKFDRQCAYNCSSCFSAECYSNCTSSYSNAINGKKTEKFWSLQLPVIIAEIAFAVFLVSIVSLTAVLYVRYKLQNCQCSAKESKSKKINRTGSAFQKDTGKIRPDLEELKIRRAQMFAYEELERATGGFKEESLVGKGSFSCVFKGVLKDGTVVAVKRAITSPNKQKNSKEFHTELDLLSRLNHAHLLNLLGYCEEGGERLLVYEFMAHGSLHQHLHGKNNALQEQLDWVRRVTIAVQAARGIEYLHGYACPPVIHRDIKSSNILIDEEHNARVADFGLSLLGPADSGSPLAELPAGTLGYLDPEYYRLHYLTTKSDVYSFGVLLLEILSGRKAIDMQYEEGNIVEWAVPLIKSGDINAILDPVLKPPSDLDALKRISNVACKCVRMRGKERPSMDKVTTALERALAQLMGSPCNEQPILPTEVVLGSSRLHKKSSQRSSNRSVSETDVVEAEDQRFEFRAPSWITFPSVTSSQRRKSSVSDADVDGKNSEAKNQGNAASVVGDGLRSLEEEIGPASPQEKLFLQHNF; this is encoded by the coding sequence ATGGGGTTTTTGATAGGAGTAGGAGATATCCTCATTCGGGTCACGAATATGAAGACTTGGAGAGCTGGGTTTCTCGTTGAGCTTATGGTTCTATCTGATTTATGGTGGTTAGTTTCAGGTCTAGGTTCCATGTCTTCCATTGCCATTTCTTATGGTGAGAAAGGTCCTGTTTTCTGTGGTTTAAAATCAGATGGGTCTCATCTTGTAACATGTTATGGATCAAACTCGGCTATAATATATGGAACACCAGCTCATTTCCCCTTTGTTGGTCTAACTGCTGGCGACGGCTTTGTTTGTGGGCTTCTAATGGATTCTAATCAACCTTATTGTTGGGGTAGCAGTGGTTATATTCAAATGGGTGTTCCTCAGCCCATGACAAAAGGAGCTGAATACTTAGAAATCAGTGCTGGCGATTATCACTTATGCGGTTTAAGGAAACCCTTAACAGGAAGACGCAGAAACACTTCTTTGGTTGATTGTTGGGGCTATAACATGACAAAAAACTATGATTTTGATGGTCAGCTTCAGTCAATATCAGCGGGTTCTGAATTCAATTGTGGTTTGTTTTCTCAGAATAGGACTGTTTTCTGCTGGGGCGATGAGACTAGTAGCCGAGTCATCAGCTTCATTCCTAAAGACCTGAGGTTTCAGAAGATTGCAGCTGGTGGATATCATGTTTGTGGGATTTTAGAGGGGATAAATTGTAGAGCCTTTTGTTGGGGAAGGAGCTTGGACATTGAGGAAGAAATTTCTGTGGACAAAGCGGATCAAGGAAATGTAGACTTAGCTCCAAATGTTCCAATGCTTTCTGTTGTTGGGGGAAAGTTTCATGCTTGCGGAATTAAGAGCTCTGACCGTGGGGTCGTTTGCTGGGGTTTTATCATCAAACCGAGCACCCCGGCTCCTAGTGGCATTAAGGTTTATGAAATTGCTGCTGGAAATTACTTCACTTGTGGAATTCTTGCTGAGAAATCTCTTTCACCCATTTGTTGGGGTCTTGGAtttccttcctctcttcctttAGCTGTCTCCCCAGGAGTCTGCAAGTCTACTCCATGTAATCCCGGTTTCTATGAAGTCAGCCCTGAGAATGCCCCTTGCAAGTCTCCTGACTCTCGTGTTTGCATGCCCTGCAGCAATGGCTGCCCTGTCGAAATGTACCAAAGTTCTGAATGCACTTTGAAATTTGATAGGCAGTGTGCATATAATTGTTCAAGTTGTTTCTCAGCTGAATGCTACTCAAATTGTACTTCTTCATATTCCAATGCCATTAATGGAAAGAAGACTGAAAAGTTTTGGTCACTGCAATTGCCAGTCATCATTGCTGAGATTGCCTTTGCTGTTTTCTTGGTTAGTATTGTGTCTTTAACTGCAGTATTGTATGTACGCTACAAGTTACAGAACTGTCAGTGCTCAGCAAAGGAATCGAAGTCCAAGAAGATTAATAGGACTGGTTCTGCGTTCCAGAAAGATACTGGGAAGATCCGTCCTGACTTGGAGGAGCTGAAGATAAGGAGGGCTCAGATGTTCGCTTATGAGGAACTTGAAAGAGCCACTGGTGGGTTTAAAGAGGAATCCCTTGTGGGAAAGGGAAGTTTTTCCTGCGTTTTCAAAGGGGTTTTGAAGGATGGGACTGTAGTAGCGGTTAAAAGGGCGATAACATCTCCCAACAAGCAGAAGAATTCGAAAGAGTTTCATACGGAACTTGATCTACTCTCGAGATTGAACCATGCACATTTGCTCAATTTACTTGGATATTGTGAAGAAGGTGGAGAAAGGCTCCTTGTTTACGAGTTCATGGCTCATGGATCCTTGCATCAACATCTTCATGGGAAGAACAACGCCCTGCAAGAGCAACTGGATTGGGTTCGAAGGGTCACGATTGCAGTCCAAGCGGCACGAGGAATTGAATACTTGCATGGCTACGCTTGCCCGCCTGTAATTCACCGAGACATTAAGTCCTCAAACATCCTCATTGATGAAGAACACAATGCCCGAGTGGCTGATTTTGGTTTGTCATTATTGGGACCTGCAGATAGTGGCTCCCCACTGGCTGAGCTACCTGCGGGAACTCTTGGGTATCTTGATCCTGAGTACTACAGGCTTCACTACCTTACAACCAAATCTGATGTATATAGCTTCGGTGTTTTACTACTAGAGATTCTTAGTGGCAGGAAAGCCATTGACATGCAATATGAAGAAGGAAATATAGTTGAGTGGGCAGTTCCTTTGATTAAATCTGGGGACATAAATGCAATTCTGGATCCAGTTCTGAAACCTCCATCTGATCTTGATGCCCTGAAGAGGATTTCAAATGTAGCTTGTAAATGTGTGAGAATGAGAGGGAAGGAGAGGCCATCAATGGATAAAGTGACAACAGCTTTGGAGCGAGCGCTTGCGCAGTTAATGGGTAGCCCATGCAATGAGCAACCAATTTTGCCTACTGAGGTAGTTTTGGGAAGTAGTAGGTTGCACAAGAAATCCTCTCAAAGGTCTTCTAATCGGTCAGTCTCAGAAACTGATGTGGTAGAAGCTGAGGATCAAAGGTTTGAGTTCAGAGCACCTTCATGGATAACTTTTCCTAGTGTTACTTCTTCCCAGAGGAGGAAGTCGTCGGTCTCGGATGCAGATGTCGATGGGAAAAACTCAGAAGCAAAAAATCAGGGAAATGCAGCGAGTGTTGTTGGTGATGGGTTGAGGAGTTTGGAGGAAGAGATTGGTCCTGCTTCTCCTCaagagaagttgttcttgcagCACAATTTCTGA
- the LOC133878796 gene encoding uncharacterized protein LOC133878796 isoform X1 — translation MANKTNEDFYYNLSRKELQSLCKKYGLPANRSHSVLATLLISYLENKNLNSISSVESLGGINETSPPTSSIPQLKPGAELNPAVDAKKDGHGFILCLREEEKKGNYSQTTKFNDWACCFGAKYHDKDCLGGSICNLPEMSRSNIVFQCDKSGLKHKEPLRESSGNTYLSFARDGIEENMPQIKGRNIDASACPVENAIASSMKSSRVPSTSFEFHVMSEEGINLHVDLNSSPSDWAKRFKNEVYICKGVHGNKSHSFHQGFGHFVETDKQVKDSFIWNMDSCQINNDHVLTTFSPSSKMTENDHMGFEQPDKGDASLLSCAIMPCSMVIDVSENSNKEQVLIPSEPNSNKPDQINSVAESCAKDRCTVTLDSNATDTPPLKSACNSVVNSMSDGPLSPLQLKDQNSKCVDDIFENSTLQNSCSLVNPGLVYPGYSASGSMEMPTSEVASCHKDASCSPSGNGEFLDLVDPKLNTDTEQGGLANSSELDHDTCRNLLPTCVEEWERSNIINGKESSECSQIDNSVGRTCLSSNDMESKELHKKRKHVDGEDKISYFKPDAKILRSSKHTARKVLPRRSMRLITK, via the exons AACAAGAATTTAAATTCAATATCATCAGTTGAAAGTTTAGGTGGGATCAATGAAACTTCGCCTCCTACTTCGTCAATACCACAACTGAAGCCTGGAGCAGAGTTAAACCCTGCAGTGGATGCTAAAAAAG ATGGCCATGGATTTATCTTGTGTcttagagaggaagagaaaaaggGAAATTACTCTCAAACTACTAAATTCAATGATTGGGCTTGTTGCTTCGGAGCTAAATACCATGATAAG GATTGCTTAGGTGGTTCAATATGTAATCTTCCGGAGATGTCCCGTTCTAACATTGTTTTCCAATGTGACAAAAGTGGTTTAAAGCACAAAGAGCCCCTAAGAGAAAGCTCTGGTAACACTTATTTGAGTTTTGCAAGAGATGGCATAGAGGAAAATATGCCCCAAATAAAAGGTAGAAATATAGATGCCAGTGCATGTCCTGTAGAAAATGCCATTGCTTCCTCTATGAAAAGTTCTAGAGTCCCTTCCACTTCTTTTGAGTTTCATGTCATGTCAGAAGAGGGGATTAATCTTCATGTTGATTTGAATTCAAGCCCATCAGATTGGGCTAAAAGATTCAAGAATGAGGTTTATATATGCAAGGGTGTTCACGGGAACAAGTCGCATAGTTTCCATCAGGGCTTTGGGCACTTTGTAGAGACTGATAAACAAGTAAAAGATTCCTTTATATGGAATATGGATTCTTGCCAAATCAACAACGATCATGTACTGACAACATTTTCCCCTAGTTCTAAAATGACAGAAAATGATCATATGGGTTTTGAACAACCAGATAAAGGTGATGCTTCTTTACTATCCTGTGCAATAATGCCTTGCAGCATGGTCATAGATGTGTCTGAGAATTCGAATAAAGAGCAAGTGCTTATCCCATCTGAACCAAATTCTAATAAACCAGACCAAATAAATTCTGTTGCTGAATCCTGTGCTAAAGATCGGTGTACTGTAACCCTTGATTCAAATGCAACTGACACTCCACCGTTAAAGTCAGCATGTAATTCTGTTGTCAACTCAATGTCTGATGGTCCACTAAGTCCTCTCCAGTTGAAGGATCAAAATTCAAAGTgtgttgatgatatttttgaGAACTCAACTCTGCAGAACAGTTGTAGTCTTGTAAATCCCGGTTTGGTATATCCTGGATACTCGGCTAGTGGCTCTATGGAGATGCCAACATCAGAAGTTGCAAGTTGCCATAAAGATGCATCATGTTCACCTAGTGGAAATGGTGAGTTCCTGGATTTGGTTGATCCAAAGCTTAATACAGACACAGAACAAGGAGGATTAGCCAATTCAAGCGAGCTTGATCATGACACTTGCAGGAATCTTTTGCCAACATGTGTTGAAGAGTGG GAGAGAAGCAACATCATCAACGGAAAGGAGAGTTCAGA ATGCTCACAAATCGATAACTCAGTTGGGAGGACTTGTTTAAGCTCTAATGATATGGAATCTAAGGAACTCCACAAAAAGAGGAAACATGTTGATGGAGAAGATAAAATCTCCTATTTTAAACCTGATGCCAAGATTTTAAGAAGCTCGAAGCATACTGCTCGGAAAGTACTTCCTAGAAGATCCATGCGGCTGATAACTAAG TGA
- the LOC133878796 gene encoding uncharacterized protein LOC133878796 isoform X2 has protein sequence MANKTNEDFYYNLSRKELQSLCKKYGLPANRSHSVLATLLISYLEDCLGGSICNLPEMSRSNIVFQCDKSGLKHKEPLRESSGNTYLSFARDGIEENMPQIKGRNIDASACPVENAIASSMKSSRVPSTSFEFHVMSEEGINLHVDLNSSPSDWAKRFKNEVYICKGVHGNKSHSFHQGFGHFVETDKQVKDSFIWNMDSCQINNDHVLTTFSPSSKMTENDHMGFEQPDKGDASLLSCAIMPCSMVIDVSENSNKEQVLIPSEPNSNKPDQINSVAESCAKDRCTVTLDSNATDTPPLKSACNSVVNSMSDGPLSPLQLKDQNSKCVDDIFENSTLQNSCSLVNPGLVYPGYSASGSMEMPTSEVASCHKDASCSPSGNGEFLDLVDPKLNTDTEQGGLANSSELDHDTCRNLLPTCVEEWERSNIINGKESSECSQIDNSVGRTCLSSNDMESKELHKKRKHVDGEDKISYFKPDAKILRSSKHTARKVLPRRSMRLITK, from the exons GATTGCTTAGGTGGTTCAATATGTAATCTTCCGGAGATGTCCCGTTCTAACATTGTTTTCCAATGTGACAAAAGTGGTTTAAAGCACAAAGAGCCCCTAAGAGAAAGCTCTGGTAACACTTATTTGAGTTTTGCAAGAGATGGCATAGAGGAAAATATGCCCCAAATAAAAGGTAGAAATATAGATGCCAGTGCATGTCCTGTAGAAAATGCCATTGCTTCCTCTATGAAAAGTTCTAGAGTCCCTTCCACTTCTTTTGAGTTTCATGTCATGTCAGAAGAGGGGATTAATCTTCATGTTGATTTGAATTCAAGCCCATCAGATTGGGCTAAAAGATTCAAGAATGAGGTTTATATATGCAAGGGTGTTCACGGGAACAAGTCGCATAGTTTCCATCAGGGCTTTGGGCACTTTGTAGAGACTGATAAACAAGTAAAAGATTCCTTTATATGGAATATGGATTCTTGCCAAATCAACAACGATCATGTACTGACAACATTTTCCCCTAGTTCTAAAATGACAGAAAATGATCATATGGGTTTTGAACAACCAGATAAAGGTGATGCTTCTTTACTATCCTGTGCAATAATGCCTTGCAGCATGGTCATAGATGTGTCTGAGAATTCGAATAAAGAGCAAGTGCTTATCCCATCTGAACCAAATTCTAATAAACCAGACCAAATAAATTCTGTTGCTGAATCCTGTGCTAAAGATCGGTGTACTGTAACCCTTGATTCAAATGCAACTGACACTCCACCGTTAAAGTCAGCATGTAATTCTGTTGTCAACTCAATGTCTGATGGTCCACTAAGTCCTCTCCAGTTGAAGGATCAAAATTCAAAGTgtgttgatgatatttttgaGAACTCAACTCTGCAGAACAGTTGTAGTCTTGTAAATCCCGGTTTGGTATATCCTGGATACTCGGCTAGTGGCTCTATGGAGATGCCAACATCAGAAGTTGCAAGTTGCCATAAAGATGCATCATGTTCACCTAGTGGAAATGGTGAGTTCCTGGATTTGGTTGATCCAAAGCTTAATACAGACACAGAACAAGGAGGATTAGCCAATTCAAGCGAGCTTGATCATGACACTTGCAGGAATCTTTTGCCAACATGTGTTGAAGAGTGG GAGAGAAGCAACATCATCAACGGAAAGGAGAGTTCAGA ATGCTCACAAATCGATAACTCAGTTGGGAGGACTTGTTTAAGCTCTAATGATATGGAATCTAAGGAACTCCACAAAAAGAGGAAACATGTTGATGGAGAAGATAAAATCTCCTATTTTAAACCTGATGCCAAGATTTTAAGAAGCTCGAAGCATACTGCTCGGAAAGTACTTCCTAGAAGATCCATGCGGCTGATAACTAAG TGA